TCGCGCTCCCTCTCGGGCCTCTCCGAAGGACCGGTTCCACCGCAGTCGCTCGATGCCGAGCGTGCGGTGCTGTCCGCATGTCTGCTCGGCGCCGAGGCGATCGGACGCGCCGTCGAGAAGATCGACTCGAGCGTTTTCTACCGCCCCGCGCATCAGAAGATCTTCGATGCCTGTATCTCGCTCTACAACCGAAACGAGCGCGCGGATCTCATCACGGTGACCGAAGAACTGCGCATGCGGGGCGAGCTCGAAAGTGCGGGTGGCCCTGCGGCACTCGCGCAGTTGCTCGAATCGGCGACCACCACGGCGAACGTCGAAGAGCACGTGCGCATCGTGGCGTCGAAGGCGGTGCTGCGGCAGTTGATTCGCGCGTCGCAGGAGATCCAGGGCGAGTGCTTCTCGGGTTCGGACGAGACTCAGAACATTCTCGACCGCTCCGAGCAGAAGATCTTCGCGATCACCGACTCGCGCGTGCGCCAGGGATTCGTGACGCTGAAGGATCTTCTCAAGCCGACCTTCAAGCACATCCAGGAGCTCTACGAGCGCAAGGTGTTCGTCACCGGCGTACCGTCGGGCTACGACGACCTCGACAAGATGACGGCAGGCTTTCAGGCGGGTGATCTGATCATCATCGCGGGTAGGCCTGCCATGGGAAAGTGTCTCGCTGCGCATACTCTGATCGACGACCCGGACACAGGAGCGCGCGTGACGCTCGAAGAGTGCGTGCGCCGGCAGATGACGCGCGTCATGGGCATCGACGATCGGGGTCGTGTGCGCGCCGCCCCGATCTCGGCGTGGGTCGACAGCGGAGAGCAGCCGACCTATCGCGTGATCACGCGAACCGGTCGCGAGGTCGAAGTGACCGGTCATCATCCATTCCTGACCGTCCATGGCTGGCAGCCACTTCACGATCTGCCGGTGGGTTCGAAGATCGCGGTGGCGCGAAGCTTGCCGGTCTTCGGCTCGGATGAATCCTGGAGCCTCGAACGAGTGCGGCTCCTCGCTTACTTCATCGCCGAGGGCGGGCTCACGAGCCGGTGCCCGAACTTCACCAATACCGACCCTGTCATCGTCTCGGATTTCCACGAGTGCATCGAGCGCGAGTTTCCATCCACGCATACGAGGCTCCAGGATTCGCGTGGCATCACGTGGCGGGTATCACGCAAGCGGAACTGGCCTGAGGAGATCGCGGACCGCGTCCATCCTGTCACCGACTGGCTCGACAAACTTGGACTCATGGGCAAGAAGTCTGATTCGAAGTCCTTCCCGGCAGAAGTGTGGTGCTGGAGTCGCGAGCGCCTCGTCGAGTTCCTCAAGACGCTGTTCTCGTGCGACGGGACGATCTGCTCCATGTGGGGCGATCCGCGCATCGAGTTCACCGTCGCCTCTCGCAGTCTGGCATTCGACGTCCAACACGCGCTGTGTCGTTTGGGCGTCGTTGCCAAGCTGTGGCGGAAGACCGATCGGTCGTGGCGTGTCGAGATCACGGAGCCGGCCTCGGTGGACTGCTATCAGCACGAAGTCGGATGGATCGGTGAGAAAGCGACCCGATTCTCCGATGCATCGCCAGCCCGTCTCCCGGTTCGCGCAAGGCACTCGAACGTCGGGCATCCGTCGGCGGATGCGTGGGAACTGGTTTCGGCCGCGGCGAGTCGCAGCGGCGTTACCATCACGGAGCTCGCCAGTCGCGCGGGCGAAGCCCTCAAACGGGGCCACAATCTGCACCGCAATCGAGGGATCACGCGCACGCGACTCACCGCATTCGCCGAAGCGAGTGGCGATCCGGACCTCGGTCGCGCCGCGAGTCCCGATCTCTACTGGGACGAGATCCTCTCGATCGAGCCGGCTGGAACTCAGCAAGTGTATGACCTGAGCGTCCCCGACGGCGCGAATTTCGTGGCCGCCGATGTGTGCGTTCACAACACGTCGCTTGCCGTGAACATGGGCGAGAACGCGGCGATCCGGCACAAGGTGCCGGTCGCGATCTTCTCGCTCGAAATGAGCAAGGAGCAGCTCGCGATGCGCTTGTTGTGCTCGCAGAGCGAAGTCGCACTTCACAAGGTGCGCAGCGGCTTCCTCGGCCACGAGGACTGGCCGCGCCTCACGACCGGCGCCGGGCTGCTGAGTCAGGCGCCGATCATGATCGACGATTCGGCGTCGCCCACGATCCTCGAGATTCGCGCCAAGTGTCGGAGGCTCAAGGCCGAGAATCGGCTCGGGCTGGTGCTCATCGACTACTTGCAGTTGGTGCGGTCGGCAGGGGCGGCGGAGAATCGCGTGCAGGAGATCTCGCAGATCACGCGCGGACTCAAGGCGCTCGCGAAGGAACTCGCGGTGCCGATCATCGCGCTGTCGCAGCTCTCGCGTGCGGTGGACAGCCGTGCCGGCAACGAACGCCGACCCCAGCTCTCGGACCTGCGCGAGAGTGGGAGTATCGAGCAGGACTCGGATCTCGTGATGTTCGTGTTCCGCGAGGAGTACTACAAACGCGACGATCCGAGCTTGCGCGGCAAGGCCGAGCTGATCGTGGCCAAGCAGCGCAACGGTCCGACCGGCGAGATCGACATGACGTTTCTCCACGAGTTCACCAAGTTCGTGCCGGGATCGAACCTGATGCCGGGCGAGACGGAGCCCGGCTTCTAGCGCATGACCGACGATCTCGCGGTTCGCGGCGTGAGCTACCTCTCTCGCCGTGTCGAGGACGTGCTCGCCGAGATCGGGCGCGTCACCATGCTGATCGGCGACATCGGGCGCTCACTGATTCCCGCCCTGCGCTCGTTCCCGCTCATCGTGCAGCAGATGAGCGTGATCGGCGTCGGATCGCTGTGGCTGGTGGCGGTCGTCAGTCTGTTCACGGGTGCCGTGTCGGCGGTCCAGGCCGCCTATCAGTTCTCGAGCGTGGTGCCGCTCAAGTACATCGGCGCGGTGATCCTGCGCTCGGTCATCATCGAACTCGGGCCGGTCCTCACGGCACTCGTGGTCGGAGGACGCGTCGGCGCATCGATTGCGGCCGAGCTCGGCACCATGAAGGTGACGGAGCAGATCGACGCGCTGCAGGCGATGGCGATCAGTCCGGTGCGCTATCTGGTGGTGCCGCGCGTGATCGCGGCGATCATCATGCTTCCGGTCGTGACGGTGTTCGCCGATGCGATCGCGGTGTTCGGCGGCTACGTGGTCGCGGTCTCGACGCTCAACGTGAGTTCTCACACCTACATCGTGGGACTCAAACAATTCTTCTACATGAAGGATCTCTCGTCGGGACTGCTCAAGGCGACGTTCTTCGGCGGCATCATCGGAGTGATGGGCTGCTACTACGGTTTTCGCACCGAGGGAGGAGCCGAGGGCGTCGGCATCGCGACCACGCGCGCGGTCGTCGCTTCGTGCGTGCTGGTGCTGATCAGCGACTACGTGCTGGCCAACGTGCTGTTCCGGCTCATCTTCGCGTCGTGACGACCGTCATCGACTCCGGCCGCCCCATGATCCGCATCCGCGGATTGAGCAAGCGCCTCGGCACCCGACAGGTGCTCGACGGCCTCGATCTCGACGTCGCGCGCGGCGAGAGTCTGGTGGTGATGGGCCCGAGCGGCACCGGCAAGAGCGTCCTGCTCAAGCACATCATCGGACTCATGAAGCCCGATGCCGGGACCATCGAGGTCGACGGCGAAGAAATCACCGCACTCGGCGAGCGCGACCTCGACGAAGTGCGCAAGCGGATGGGCATGCTGTTCCAGGGGGCGGCCCTGTTCGACTCGATGACGGTCGGCGAGAACGTCGGACTTGCGCTGCGCGAGCATCAGCGGTGGCCCGAGGATCGCATTCGCGAACACGTGCGCGAGCGACTGCAATGGGTCGGCCTCGAGGGGGTCGAGAGCATGAAGCCGGCGTCGCTTTCGGGTGGCATGCGCAAGCGCGTCGGACTCGCACGCGCGATCGTCATGGATCCGGCGGTGATCCTGTACGATGAGCCGACCACCGGGCTCGACCCGATTCGCGCGGACGCGATCGACCAGCTGATTCGCAGTCTGCAGCGACGCATGGGGAGCACCGCCGTGGTGGTGACCCACGACATGGCGAGTGCGTTCAAGGTCGCGGACCGCCTGGCGATGCTGTACGGCGGCCGGGTGGTATTCCAGGGCACCGTCGAGGAAGCGCGCGCGACGCGTGATCCGATGATGCGCCAGTTCATCGAGGGCTCGAGCGAGGGGCCGATTCAGGAATGAGCCGGAGAACCGAGATTCAAGTCGGCATCACGGTGCTGGCGGCGCTGGCGATCGTGGTGGTGAGCGTGATGTGGCTGAAAGACTTCTCGATGGGTCGCGGTGCGCGGGTGTGGACCGTCGCGTTTCCGCAGACCGGGGGGCTCTCGAAGAGCGACGAAGTGCAGGTCAATGGAATCCGCAAGGGCGCGGTGGACGACGTTGCGCTGGCGGGTGACGGCGTGGTGGTGAAGCTGGCACTCGCCTCCGACGTGCACCTCACTTCCGACTCGCGCGTCGCGATCCGCAACGTGGGGCTGATGGGGGAGAAGGTCATCTCCGTCGACCTGCGCACCTCGGGGCAGCGCTACGCCGTGACCGATACGATTCCGGGCGTCTACGAGAAGGGGATTCCCGAGGTGATGGCGGAGCTCGGCGGCACGATCTCGGCGGTGAACGCGATCGCCTCGAACATGCAGGCGCTGGCGTCCACGATGAACGAGAACGGCAGCTTCGCGGCCACGCTCGCGAACTTCAAGCAGACCAGCGAGGAATTGCGCGGCGCGGTGACCGAGAATCGAGCCACGCTTCGAAACACGCTCGGTGACTTCGCGGCGGCGGCGCGCACCGCGCGCGGACTCACGACCGATCGAGAAGCGCAGCTTCGCAAGTCGCTCGACGACTTCGGGCGCGCGGCCGAGAACATGAATCGCCTCTCTTCGCGCCTCGATTCACTTCGCGCCTCCCTTCAGTCGGTGACGAGCCGCGTCGATCGCGGCGAGGGCTCGCTCGGCAAGGTGATGAAGGACGATTCGCTCTACAACGAGATCAAGGGCTCGATCCGCTCGCTCAACGATCTGATCGCGGACGTGAAGAAGAACCCGAAGAAGTATCTGCACGTGAGCGTGTTCTGATCATGAAGAAGAAGGCCGTCAAAGCCGCCCGATCGCACTTCTTCTGCACGCAGTGCGGCAACGAGGAATCGCGATGGTTCGGCCACTGCGCGAGCTGTGGCGCCTGGAACTCGGCGGCCGAAGCGCCGGCGGCGGGAAGCCCCAGCGCCGGCACCGTGCATCGTTCTTCGACCGCCGCGGCGCGCGCGCGCTGGCAACCGGGCGAGACCGCGACTGCGGTCCCGCGGCCGCTCGCGGACGTCGAGGTTTCGGACGTGCCGCGATTCCCGACCGGCATGCGCGAGCTGGATCGCGTGCTTGGCGGTGGCATCGTGCCGGGCTCCCT
This Candidatus Eisenbacteria bacterium DNA region includes the following protein-coding sequences:
- a CDS encoding ABC transporter permease, which encodes MTDDLAVRGVSYLSRRVEDVLAEIGRVTMLIGDIGRSLIPALRSFPLIVQQMSVIGVGSLWLVAVVSLFTGAVSAVQAAYQFSSVVPLKYIGAVILRSVIIELGPVLTALVVGGRVGASIAAELGTMKVTEQIDALQAMAISPVRYLVVPRVIAAIIMLPVVTVFADAIAVFGGYVVAVSTLNVSSHTYIVGLKQFFYMKDLSSGLLKATFFGGIIGVMGCYYGFRTEGGAEGVGIATTRAVVASCVLVLISDYVLANVLFRLIFAS
- the dnaB gene encoding replicative DNA helicase, whose protein sequence is MTDMLSRSLSGLSEGPVPPQSLDAERAVLSACLLGAEAIGRAVEKIDSSVFYRPAHQKIFDACISLYNRNERADLITVTEELRMRGELESAGGPAALAQLLESATTTANVEEHVRIVASKAVLRQLIRASQEIQGECFSGSDETQNILDRSEQKIFAITDSRVRQGFVTLKDLLKPTFKHIQELYERKVFVTGVPSGYDDLDKMTAGFQAGDLIIIAGRPAMGKCLAAHTLIDDPDTGARVTLEECVRRQMTRVMGIDDRGRVRAAPISAWVDSGEQPTYRVITRTGREVEVTGHHPFLTVHGWQPLHDLPVGSKIAVARSLPVFGSDESWSLERVRLLAYFIAEGGLTSRCPNFTNTDPVIVSDFHECIEREFPSTHTRLQDSRGITWRVSRKRNWPEEIADRVHPVTDWLDKLGLMGKKSDSKSFPAEVWCWSRERLVEFLKTLFSCDGTICSMWGDPRIEFTVASRSLAFDVQHALCRLGVVAKLWRKTDRSWRVEITEPASVDCYQHEVGWIGEKATRFSDASPARLPVRARHSNVGHPSADAWELVSAAASRSGVTITELASRAGEALKRGHNLHRNRGITRTRLTAFAEASGDPDLGRAASPDLYWDEILSIEPAGTQQVYDLSVPDGANFVAADVCVHNTSLAVNMGENAAIRHKVPVAIFSLEMSKEQLAMRLLCSQSEVALHKVRSGFLGHEDWPRLTTGAGLLSQAPIMIDDSASPTILEIRAKCRRLKAENRLGLVLIDYLQLVRSAGAAENRVQEISQITRGLKALAKELAVPIIALSQLSRAVDSRAGNERRPQLSDLRESGSIEQDSDLVMFVFREEYYKRDDPSLRGKAELIVAKQRNGPTGEIDMTFLHEFTKFVPGSNLMPGETEPGF
- a CDS encoding MCE family protein, with translation MSRRTEIQVGITVLAALAIVVVSVMWLKDFSMGRGARVWTVAFPQTGGLSKSDEVQVNGIRKGAVDDVALAGDGVVVKLALASDVHLTSDSRVAIRNVGLMGEKVISVDLRTSGQRYAVTDTIPGVYEKGIPEVMAELGGTISAVNAIASNMQALASTMNENGSFAATLANFKQTSEELRGAVTENRATLRNTLGDFAAAARTARGLTTDREAQLRKSLDDFGRAAENMNRLSSRLDSLRASLQSVTSRVDRGEGSLGKVMKDDSLYNEIKGSIRSLNDLIADVKKNPKKYLHVSVF
- a CDS encoding ABC transporter ATP-binding protein; its protein translation is MIRIRGLSKRLGTRQVLDGLDLDVARGESLVVMGPSGTGKSVLLKHIIGLMKPDAGTIEVDGEEITALGERDLDEVRKRMGMLFQGAALFDSMTVGENVGLALREHQRWPEDRIREHVRERLQWVGLEGVESMKPASLSGGMRKRVGLARAIVMDPAVILYDEPTTGLDPIRADAIDQLIRSLQRRMGSTAVVVTHDMASAFKVADRLAMLYGGRVVFQGTVEEARATRDPMMRQFIEGSSEGPIQE